From a single Anaerolineales bacterium genomic region:
- a CDS encoding NAD-binding protein has translation MKSFPTHLYYFLRNRPARRNVINLMRFFGILAGLVTLYSVLFHYIMAFEGRSYSWITGFYWTLTVMSTLGFGDITFESDLGRIFSSIVLMSGVVFLLILLPFTFIEFFYMPWTKAQAASRAPDRLSPEIHNHIILTALDPIARSLIKKLEEYEYDYVVINPDITEALTLNDQGYQVMVGDLDSPATYEKARAENALMVVTTRNDMINTNVTFTVREVAPQVPIIATANSPASVDILELAGCNHVLQVADMLGLALARRVHGHDRLTHVIGNFDKLLIIESTVKNTAIEGKFLRDSRLRETYGLTVLGVWERGEFKPAHADTRITSSMVLVMAGTAEGIYQYNRAYYDEGNTSHAPVIIIGGGRVGRAAGRGVGERGLDYRIIEQQEERNRNPEKYIIGNAAELEVLMKAGIKEAPSVIVTTHDDDTNIYLTIYCRRLRPDIQIISRATRERNIATLQRAGADFVMSYASLGSSAVLNLLDKSSVLMVAEGLDIFRMKTPPALIGRSLAEAKVREETGCTVIAIKEGKEMDFKFDPHMPLTPEHEIILIGSISAEKEFIKKFKRNYQHVEP, from the coding sequence TACTTCCTGCGCAACCGTCCGGCGCGCCGAAACGTCATCAACCTGATGCGCTTCTTCGGCATTCTGGCGGGTCTTGTCACGCTGTACAGCGTTCTCTTCCATTACATCATGGCGTTCGAGGGACGCTCGTACAGCTGGATCACCGGGTTTTACTGGACCTTAACGGTCATGTCCACGCTCGGGTTTGGTGACATCACCTTTGAGTCTGATCTTGGGCGGATCTTTTCCAGCATCGTCCTGATGAGCGGAGTGGTCTTTCTCCTGATCCTGCTGCCGTTCACCTTCATCGAATTCTTTTACATGCCATGGACAAAAGCGCAGGCGGCGTCCAGAGCGCCGGACAGGCTTTCGCCGGAGATCCATAACCACATCATCCTGACCGCGCTGGACCCCATCGCGCGTTCGCTCATCAAGAAACTGGAGGAGTACGAATACGATTACGTCGTGATCAACCCCGACATCACCGAGGCGCTGACGCTGAACGACCAGGGCTATCAAGTCATGGTCGGTGACCTGGACTCGCCCGCAACGTACGAAAAAGCGCGCGCTGAAAACGCGCTGATGGTCGTCACCACGCGGAATGACATGATCAACACGAACGTCACATTTACCGTCCGGGAGGTTGCTCCACAAGTGCCCATCATTGCAACCGCGAATTCGCCCGCCTCGGTCGATATTCTGGAACTGGCGGGTTGTAACCACGTCCTGCAAGTCGCGGACATGCTTGGGCTGGCACTGGCGCGGCGTGTGCATGGACATGACCGCCTGACGCACGTCATCGGGAACTTCGATAAACTGCTCATCATTGAATCCACCGTAAAAAATACGGCGATCGAAGGGAAATTTCTGCGTGACAGCCGCCTGCGTGAAACCTACGGTCTGACCGTATTGGGCGTATGGGAACGAGGCGAGTTCAAGCCCGCCCATGCGGATACGCGCATCACATCCAGCATGGTGCTGGTCATGGCAGGCACGGCGGAAGGCATCTATCAATACAACCGGGCGTATTACGACGAGGGGAACACATCCCATGCGCCGGTCATCATTATTGGCGGCGGACGTGTGGGCAGGGCAGCCGGGCGCGGCGTCGGCGAGCGCGGACTGGATTACCGCATCATCGAACAGCAGGAAGAGCGCAACCGAAACCCGGAAAAGTACATTATCGGCAACGCCGCCGAACTGGAAGTCCTGATGAAGGCTGGCATCAAGGAAGCGCCGTCGGTCATTGTCACCACGCACGACGACGACACAAATATCTACCTGACCATCTACTGCCGCCGCCTGCGCCCGGACATCCAGATCATCAGCCGCGCCACGCGCGAACGGAACATCGCCACCCTGCAGCGCGCCGGCGCGGACTTTGTCATGTCTTATGCATCGCTGGGTTCGAGCGCCGTCCTCAACTTGTTGGACAAAAGCAGTGTGCTGATGGTCGCCGAGGGCTTGGATATCTTCCGGATGAAAACTCCCCCAGCGCTCATCGGACGCAGTCTCGCCGAAGCAAAGGTACGCGAAGAGACAGGATGCACGGTCATTGCGATAAAAGAGGGCAAGGAGATGGATTTCAAATTCGACCCACACATGCCTCTGACCCCTGAGCATGAGATCATCCTGATCGGCTCGATCTCCGCGGAAAAAGAGTTCATCAAAAAGTTCAAACGCAATTATCAACACGTGGAACCATGA
- the nirK gene encoding copper-containing nitrite reductase, whose product MKNLKTLWIVILILGLLSACIPSAHAPVNTEYVLTTDMRNGEFVFVGVNGDINGVINPDLKAQPGERITVILVNSGWGTHDIVFPDLQVNSSKVSKQGETTSVTFTVPAEDVSLDYYDSSHKKLGMQGVLLVGNAKAATGHASMSAVATGGLVEYTLESNLAEGKMVFIGKGGDIDGIVNPDLKANVGDTVRIHLTSGEGAMHNFYLDAFNVQSEDFMGSGSATVEFVASAEGTFEYYCAIPGHIQAGMKGKFIVGSGVSTAQSSGGTYASPSPVQHAAPVTAAGPVDANAVNIIRHPTDIPAPIGDRGPETVVVELETVELVGKLADGTTFKYWTFNGTVPGPFLRVRVGDTVEVHLKNLPDSMMAHSVDFHATTGPGGGAVATQTMPGGDTMFTFKALNPGLYVYHCATPMVAHHIANGMYGLILVEPEGGLPPVDREFYVMQGELYTAQPFGTEGMLTDDIDKLLNENPEYFIFNGASMGLTTEEYKLRANVGETVRIYFGVGGPNFTSSFHVIGEIFDRVFDQASLTSNPLTDVQTTLVPPGGATMVEFKLDVPGNYILVDHALSRLERGLAAFLLVEGDENPDIFHGEITPGSGH is encoded by the coding sequence ATGAAAAACCTTAAAACTCTTTGGATCGTCATCCTCATTCTGGGCTTGCTAAGCGCCTGTATCCCTTCGGCGCATGCCCCTGTCAACACGGAATATGTGCTTACTACGGATATGCGAAACGGCGAATTCGTGTTTGTCGGCGTGAATGGCGACATCAACGGCGTCATCAACCCCGACCTGAAAGCCCAACCCGGCGAGCGGATCACGGTCATACTCGTCAACAGCGGCTGGGGAACGCATGACATCGTATTCCCTGACCTGCAGGTCAACTCCAGCAAGGTCTCAAAACAAGGCGAGACCACTTCGGTCACGTTCACCGTCCCCGCCGAGGACGTTTCGCTCGATTACTACGACTCAAGCCACAAAAAGCTTGGGATGCAAGGCGTTCTGCTGGTCGGTAATGCCAAAGCAGCCACGGGGCATGCGTCCATGAGCGCTGTTGCCACGGGCGGACTGGTCGAATACACGCTTGAAAGCAACCTCGCGGAAGGCAAAATGGTCTTCATCGGCAAGGGCGGCGACATTGACGGCATCGTCAACCCCGACCTGAAAGCCAACGTCGGCGATACCGTCCGCATCCACCTGACCAGCGGCGAGGGCGCCATGCACAACTTTTATCTCGATGCCTTCAACGTCCAATCGGAAGATTTCATGGGAAGCGGCAGCGCCACCGTGGAATTCGTCGCCAGTGCAGAAGGCACGTTCGAATACTACTGTGCCATCCCCGGTCATATTCAGGCTGGCATGAAAGGCAAATTCATCGTCGGCTCCGGCGTTTCAACGGCTCAATCGAGCGGCGGCACTTACGCCAGCCCCAGCCCTGTCCAGCATGCAGCGCCTGTGACCGCCGCCGGTCCTGTTGACGCGAACGCTGTGAACATCATCCGCCACCCGACCGACATCCCCGCCCCGATCGGCGACCGCGGTCCTGAAACCGTCGTCGTCGAACTGGAAACCGTGGAATTGGTCGGCAAGCTGGCGGACGGCACCACCTTCAAATATTGGACCTTCAACGGAACCGTCCCCGGACCCTTCCTGCGCGTGCGTGTCGGCGACACGGTGGAAGTGCATCTCAAGAACCTGCCCGACAGCATGATGGCGCACTCGGTTGACTTCCACGCCACCACGGGTCCCGGCGGAGGCGCAGTCGCCACCCAGACCATGCCCGGCGGCGATACCATGTTCACCTTCAAAGCGCTCAACCCCGGCTTGTACGTCTATCACTGCGCCACCCCGATGGTCGCGCATCACATCGCCAACGGCATGTACGGCTTGATCCTCGTCGAACCCGAAGGCGGACTGCCCCCCGTTGACCGCGAGTTCTACGTCATGCAGGGTGAACTGTACACCGCGCAGCCCTTCGGCACCGAAGGCATGTTGACCGACGATATTGACAAACTGCTGAACGAAAACCCCGAATACTTCATCTTCAACGGCGCATCCATGGGCTTGACCACTGAAGAGTACAAATTGCGCGCCAACGTCGGCGAGACCGTGCGCATCTACTTCGGCGTCGGCGGACCGAACTTCACCTCGTCCTTCCACGTCATCGGCGAGATCTTCGACCGCGTGTTCGACCAGGCTTCGCTCACATCCAATCCGCTGACCGACGTGCAGACCACGCTCGTCCCGCCCGGAGGCGCAACCATGGTCGAATTCAAACTCGACGTGCCGGGCAACTACATTCTGGTTGACCATGCCCTCTCACGTCTCGAACGCGGACTGGCGGCATTCCTGCTGGTCGAAGGCGACGAGAATCCCGACATCTTCCACGGCGAGATCACGCCCGGAAGCGGACACTAA
- the tnpA gene encoding IS200/IS605 family transposase, with product MPYWKLHYHFVWSTKKRLPLIDPTLEPALYRAIAAKAQAMGGFIHALGGTEDHVHFAVSIPPKLAPAKFIGDVKGNSSHFVNHVIKPDFEFYWQDEHGVLSFGERNLPAVVRYIHNQKQHHADGTLIAAMERMEDV from the coding sequence ATGCCGTATTGGAAACTCCATTATCACTTCGTCTGGAGCACAAAGAAACGCCTGCCGCTGATTGACCCAACTCTTGAGCCCGCGTTATATCGCGCCATCGCGGCAAAAGCACAGGCTATGGGCGGATTTATCCATGCCCTTGGCGGGACAGAAGATCATGTGCATTTCGCTGTTTCCATCCCGCCGAAACTTGCGCCTGCAAAGTTCATCGGCGATGTGAAAGGGAACAGTTCGCATTTCGTCAATCACGTCATCAAGCCTGATTTCGAGTTTTACTGGCAGGATGAACATGGAGTGTTATCTTTCGGCGAGCGGAATCTCCCTGCGGTGGTACGATATATTCACAACCAGAAACAACACCACGCGGACGGAACGTTGATCGCCGCGATGGAGAGGATGGAGGATGTGTGA
- a CDS encoding Crp/Fnr family transcriptional regulator, with protein MDKEIQKLIRGSNLFQDISAEGFDQVLGSGILRSVEGGGFFFMQGDPAVHAYVLVSGRVKMVQIAPNGQQITLRIMTPGQTFGGIAILKPEAGYPATSHAEEDSTAIAWDTAHLRELAKSEPSIAMNAMQLMHGYITELQERQQALVTGRVEQRIARILLKLAADSGKKTDDGILIDIPLTRQDVAEMSGTTLFTVSRTMSEWERNGLLKIGREQVIIREPHGLVKIADDLLK; from the coding sequence ATGGATAAAGAAATACAAAAACTCATCCGCGGATCGAACCTGTTTCAAGACATCAGTGCCGAGGGGTTCGACCAGGTCTTGGGAAGCGGGATCCTGCGCTCGGTGGAAGGAGGCGGGTTCTTCTTCATGCAGGGCGACCCGGCTGTTCATGCTTATGTGCTCGTGAGCGGACGCGTCAAAATGGTGCAGATCGCGCCCAATGGACAACAGATCACACTGCGCATCATGACACCGGGACAAACCTTCGGCGGGATCGCGATCCTGAAACCGGAGGCGGGTTACCCGGCGACATCCCATGCGGAGGAGGACAGCACAGCGATAGCATGGGATACGGCACACCTGCGCGAGCTGGCAAAGAGCGAACCTTCGATCGCGATGAACGCGATGCAGTTGATGCATGGATACATTACGGAATTGCAGGAACGCCAGCAGGCGTTGGTGACGGGGCGCGTCGAGCAACGTATTGCGCGCATCCTGCTTAAGCTGGCGGCTGATTCTGGAAAAAAGACCGACGACGGCATCCTGATCGATATCCCGCTCACCCGGCAGGACGTGGCGGAGATGAGCGGGACGACGCTGTTCACGGTCAGCCGTACGATGAGCGAGTGGGAACGCAACGGCTTGTTGAAGATCGGGCGCGAGCAGGTCATCATCCGCGAGCCGCATGGGTTGGTAAAGATCGCAGATGATTTGTTGAAATAG